The Elusimicrobiota bacterium nucleotide sequence GAAGCTGCATACCAAAAAATACCTATCATCTCTCCTATCGCCGGGTTGGTAACCTTGAGAAATGTAGAGCCGGGCCAGAAAGTTGAAACTAACACAACAATCTTGGAAGTATCCGACGAACTTGTGGCAAAGGTTTTAATGGATGAAACCGATATTGGCAAAATTAAGGAAGGGATGAAAGCAAAAATTGTTGTCGACGCGTACCCGGACGACGAAGTTGAGGGAAAAATCATAAAAATTGCGTACACCGCTACAGTAGAGTCCAATGTCACTGCATACGAAGTGTTGATCAAACTTACATCCAAAGCGCTAAATCTTTTGAAGTCGGGGATGAGCGTAGACGTAAATGTTGTTACCTACGTCAAAAAAAATGCGATACAACTCCCAGCCGCCGCTGTTCGTACTTCAAACAATAGTAAATATGTCTTTCTCCTCAATCAGGATGGTAAATCCTATTCTAAAGAAGTTACAACTGGAGTCGAAGATGAGGAAGGTATAGAAATATTATCTGGAATTGAAAAAGGTGATCGCGTAGCTATAATAACCCAAGACAAAACTAACAGCAGTACTTCCGTAACAAGTAAAAAAACCGATAAACAAAAAGAGGTTGAAGGCCCGCCGCCGATGATGATGGGAGGCAGGCCGAGATGATACAAGTATCGGACTTACACAAATCTTACCAGATGGGTAAATACCGGGTAAACGCGTTACGCGGAGTTTCCCTTGAAATCCAAAGAGGTGAATTTATTGCGATTATGGGCGCGTCCGGCAGCGGGAAGTCTACCCTGATGCACATTCTGGGATGTTTGGATAAACCCGATTCAGGCCAATACCTTTTTAACGGCGTGGAAGTCAATAACATGAACGACGATCGGTTAGCGTATTTACGCAATAAATATATTGGTTTTATATTTCAAAACTTTAGTTTACTCAGCCGGACTACGGCGTTGAGTAATGTCGAGTTACCGATGATATACGGCAATGTTTCCGGCAGAAAAGCTATCGCCCAAAACGCGCTTGATGCTGTAGGGCTTACCGGCCGTATAAACCATAAACCAAACGAGTTATCCGGAGGGCAACAACAAAGAGTAGCGATTGCGCGCGCGTTGGCAAATAACCCGCAAATCCTTTTTGCCGACGAACCTACAGGCAATCTGGATACTCAGTCTGGGAAAGAAATTATGGAGATAATCCGGCAGTTGAACGAAAAAGGCATTACCACAGTTCTTGTTACCCACGATCCCAAAATTTCTGAATACGCAAAAAGGATTATTACAATAAACGACGGGATAATTGTAAATGACGAGAAGAAGAAAGATTATTTATCAACACTAACGGTTAATCAAAACATTGCAAATACGCCAAACGGAAACAATGATAGTTTATTCAACATGTTCGAAATGTTTGACAGCATCAAAATGTCAGTAAACGGGTTGTTAGCTAATAAACTTAGAAGTATACTCGCAATGCTTGGCG carries:
- a CDS encoding efflux RND transporter periplasmic adaptor subunit, coding for MKKYLILIISVLLLITATVFLYIRNNKPNSKDNSYTVVEVQKKEITSEVSVTGVLEPRIKITLTSSKKGQVEEIYVDEGSIVRAGQTLAMVSSDDRINLLTTAKKNLEIAQASNNTTDVKKAQNELRIAEAAYQKIPIISPIAGLVTLRNVEPGQKVETNTTILEVSDELVAKVLMDETDIGKIKEGMKAKIVVDAYPDDEVEGKIIKIAYTATVESNVTAYEVLIKLTSKALNLLKSGMSVDVNVVTYVKKNAIQLPAAAVRTSNNSKYVFLLNQDGKSYSKEVTTGVEDEEGIEILSGIEKGDRVAIITQDKTNSSTSVTSKKTDKQKEVEGPPPMMMGGRPR